A portion of the Nitratidesulfovibrio termitidis HI1 genome contains these proteins:
- a CDS encoding phosphomannomutase/phosphoglucomutase has translation MKPISDRPFRAYDIRGIVDADFDAEWVERLGRACGTYLLERGIDAAVVGHDCRHSSPAYHDALTAGLIACGIDVVSIGMVPTPLLYFAVRHLDRQGGIMITASHNPPEYNGFKVWAGQTTIHTTEIRRIYEIFAAGRFASGKGVGCTVDIVPAYMEAVTQRVQLAPRAHGPLKVVVDGGNGAGGELCAELLRRLGANVIEQYCDPDGAFPNHHPDPVVEANMRDLMARVASEGADLGIGLDGDADRLGVVDAQGRLLFGDELLSLFARDLLARVPGGEVMGDVKCSHRLFRDIEAHGGKPAMWITGHSVMKARMLEVGAPLAGEMSGHMFFNEGWYGFDDAIYAAALLLRILSASDVPLTALPGWPPSHATPELHMTCPDEVKFAVVRRAQEHFRALYDVNEIDGARITWPDGWALVRASNTQPVLVLRFEAETPERLAEIRALVETPLTAWIAEARAGTDATA, from the coding sequence ATGAAACCGATTTCCGACCGCCCGTTCCGGGCCTATGACATACGCGGCATCGTCGATGCCGACTTCGACGCCGAATGGGTGGAGCGCCTGGGACGCGCCTGCGGCACCTACCTGCTGGAACGCGGCATCGACGCCGCCGTGGTGGGCCACGACTGCCGCCACAGCTCACCCGCCTACCACGACGCGCTCACCGCCGGGCTCATCGCCTGCGGCATCGATGTCGTCAGCATTGGCATGGTGCCCACCCCCCTGTTGTACTTTGCCGTGCGCCACCTGGACCGCCAGGGCGGCATCATGATCACCGCCAGCCACAACCCTCCGGAATACAACGGCTTCAAGGTGTGGGCCGGGCAGACCACCATCCACACCACGGAAATCCGGCGCATCTACGAAATCTTCGCCGCCGGGCGCTTTGCCTCGGGCAAGGGCGTGGGCTGTACCGTGGACATCGTGCCCGCCTACATGGAAGCCGTGACCCAGCGGGTGCAACTGGCCCCACGCGCCCACGGCCCGCTCAAGGTGGTGGTGGACGGCGGCAACGGCGCGGGCGGCGAACTGTGCGCCGAACTGCTGCGCCGCCTGGGCGCGAACGTGATCGAGCAGTACTGCGACCCGGACGGCGCCTTTCCCAACCATCATCCCGACCCGGTGGTGGAAGCCAACATGCGCGACCTGATGGCCCGTGTGGCCAGCGAAGGCGCGGACCTGGGCATTGGCCTTGACGGCGACGCCGACCGGCTGGGCGTGGTCGACGCGCAGGGCCGCCTGCTGTTCGGCGATGAACTGCTCTCGCTCTTCGCGCGCGACCTGCTGGCCCGCGTGCCCGGGGGCGAGGTGATGGGCGACGTGAAGTGCTCGCACCGCCTGTTCCGCGACATAGAGGCCCACGGCGGCAAGCCCGCCATGTGGATCACCGGCCATTCGGTGATGAAGGCCCGCATGCTGGAGGTGGGCGCGCCGCTGGCGGGCGAGATGAGCGGTCACATGTTCTTCAACGAGGGGTGGTACGGCTTCGACGACGCCATCTACGCCGCCGCCCTGCTGCTGCGCATCCTGTCCGCGTCCGACGTGCCGCTGACGGCCCTGCCCGGCTGGCCGCCCTCGCACGCCACGCCCGAACTGCACATGACCTGCCCGGACGAGGTGAAGTTTGCCGTGGTGCGCCGCGCGCAGGAACATTTCCGCGCGCTGTACGACGTCAACGAGATCGACGGCGCGCGCATCACCTGGCCCGACGGCTGGGCACTGGTGCGTGCCTCGAACACCCAGCCGGTGCTGGTGCTGCGCTTCGAGGCGGAAACGCCGGAGCGACTGGCCGAAATCCGCGCCCTGGTGGAAACGCCGCTCACCGCCTGGATAGCCGAAGCCCGCGCGGGCACGGACGCCACCGCGTGA
- a CDS encoding TPM domain-containing protein, with protein sequence MFLRFPKRERGEPRLPLVNADTPGQFFLRTMLLIAVFAVTAWAFWANNERRFAEVRASSAVWDEADLLTDGQETALRELVDAFREVHGVKLLIHIRRDTPVLPARLDAQTLFVGLCPAKGQVIVELPPLLRKAYGDALAQTLENDWLRPAMASGQWAEGLVRALKHLWDRLGEN encoded by the coding sequence ATGTTCCTCCGGTTTCCCAAGCGCGAACGCGGCGAGCCGCGCCTGCCGCTGGTCAACGCCGACACGCCGGGGCAGTTCTTTCTGCGCACCATGCTGCTCATCGCCGTGTTCGCAGTGACGGCGTGGGCCTTCTGGGCAAACAACGAACGCCGTTTTGCCGAGGTGCGCGCCTCCTCCGCCGTGTGGGACGAGGCGGACCTGCTGACCGACGGGCAGGAAACGGCGCTGCGCGAACTGGTGGACGCCTTTCGCGAAGTGCACGGGGTAAAGCTGCTCATCCACATCCGGCGCGATACCCCCGTCCTGCCCGCCAGACTGGACGCCCAGACCCTGTTCGTGGGACTGTGCCCGGCCAAGGGCCAGGTCATCGTGGAACTGCCCCCGCTGCTGCGCAAGGCCTACGGCGACGCCCTGGCCCAAACGCTGGAAAACGACTGGCTGCGCCCCGCCATGGCATCTGGCCAATGGGCCGAAGGCCTGGTGCGCGCGCTGAAACACCTGTGGGACCGCCTGGGCGAGAACTGA
- a CDS encoding LexA family transcriptional regulator has product MSTFEEVFERIKLATNTRTQVELAEVLDIRQSSISDAKRRNSVPSDWYMKLFEKFGLNPDWLKKAAGPMYLRTEQGYQPLDAPAAGMVLEDPARYGDPDAKSSVVTVHSMHCEVTEQGGGPLKAIGKLSVPQSYSGPSVQVVRMDASSMEPLVRKGAYVGLDTAQKNVVSGELYGVYVPYEGVALKRIFLDAEKARFVLRSENPAHPEQYLPVDKHAERIVGRVAWVLQRF; this is encoded by the coding sequence GTGTCCACCTTTGAAGAAGTTTTTGAACGCATCAAGCTGGCCACCAATACGCGTACGCAGGTGGAGCTTGCCGAGGTGCTCGACATCCGGCAGTCCAGCATTTCCGACGCCAAACGCCGCAATTCGGTGCCCTCCGACTGGTACATGAAGCTGTTCGAGAAGTTCGGCCTGAACCCCGACTGGCTCAAGAAGGCTGCTGGCCCCATGTACCTGCGCACCGAGCAGGGCTATCAGCCCCTGGATGCCCCGGCAGCGGGCATGGTGCTGGAAGATCCGGCCCGCTACGGCGACCCGGATGCCAAGAGCAGCGTGGTGACCGTGCATTCCATGCATTGCGAAGTTACCGAACAGGGCGGTGGCCCGCTGAAGGCCATCGGCAAGCTGTCCGTGCCGCAGTCGTACTCCGGCCCCTCCGTGCAGGTGGTGCGCATGGATGCTTCGAGCATGGAACCGCTGGTGCGCAAGGGCGCGTATGTGGGGCTGGATACGGCGCAGAAGAATGTCGTGTCCGGTGAACTGTACGGCGTGTACGTTCCTTACGAGGGCGTGGCGCTGAAACGCATCTTCCTTGATGCGGAAAAGGCCCGCTTCGTGCTGCGTTCCGAAAACCCCGCCCACCCAGAACAATACCTGCCCGTGGACAAGCATGCGGAACGCATCGTGGGCCGCGTGGCCTGGGTGCTGCAACGCTTCTGA
- a CDS encoding sigma-54-dependent transcriptional regulator, which yields MRILIVDDNLPSLQSLSLVLHDLGYEPTPFEDPVAALAEARTTWFPLIITDIRMPGMDGLTLLSHLKEDPSTAEADVVLITGHGDMETAVEALRRGAYDYLNKPINARELAAVVERCAEHQALLMENRELREHLDEAVEERADTLRRELESARTRLRQVTGIGEVVAASPAMSGLLDETRVFHAEPSVPVLIEGETGTGKEVVARLIHYGESGNDTPFIALNCAAIPHELFEAELFGHEPGAYTGSRAGGSPGKLELAGGGHPVSGRSGGNAPFPAAQAAAGAGRALLLPAGRGETP from the coding sequence ATGCGCATACTCATCGTCGACGACAATCTGCCCAGCCTCCAGAGTCTCAGCCTGGTCCTGCACGATCTGGGGTACGAACCGACCCCCTTCGAAGACCCCGTGGCCGCGCTGGCAGAGGCCCGTACCACCTGGTTTCCGCTGATCATCACCGATATCCGCATGCCCGGCATGGACGGCCTGACGCTGCTCTCGCACCTGAAGGAAGACCCCTCCACCGCAGAGGCCGACGTGGTGCTGATCACCGGCCACGGCGACATGGAAACCGCTGTCGAGGCGTTGCGGCGCGGGGCCTACGACTACCTGAACAAGCCCATCAACGCCCGAGAGCTGGCGGCGGTGGTGGAGCGTTGCGCCGAGCATCAGGCGCTGCTCATGGAAAACCGGGAATTGCGCGAGCACCTGGACGAGGCCGTGGAGGAACGGGCCGACACCCTGCGCCGCGAACTGGAATCGGCCCGCACCCGGCTGCGCCAGGTGACCGGCATCGGCGAGGTGGTGGCGGCATCGCCCGCCATGTCCGGGCTGCTGGACGAGACGCGGGTGTTCCATGCCGAACCGTCCGTGCCCGTGCTTATCGAGGGCGAAACGGGCACCGGCAAGGAAGTGGTGGCCCGGCTCATCCACTACGGCGAATCGGGCAACGACACCCCGTTCATCGCCCTGAACTGCGCGGCCATCCCGCATGAGCTGTTCGAGGCGGAGCTGTTCGGCCACGAGCCGGGGGCCTACACCGGCAGCCGCGCCGGGGGCTCCCCCGGCAAGCTGGAACTGGCAGGGGGGGGGCACCCTGTTTCTGGACGAAGTGGCGGAAATGCCCCTTTCCCTGCAGCCCAAGCTGCTGCGGGTGCTGGAAGAGCGCTGCTTCTACCGGCTGGGCGGGGTGAAACGCCGTGA
- a CDS encoding sigma 54-interacting transcriptional regulator has translation MPLSLQPKLLRVLEERCFYRLGGVKRREFKARVVCAGNRDLSAMVENGQFRRDLYHRLRVGHLRIPPLRERPEDIPVLAGLFLQREAVRKKKRFTALSPDALRLLGRHPWTGNVRELENAVERAVLLHDGPALTARHLSFLDEHGVADMPAPVTTGQPGSWQLDPDNLTLPDAPFDVEALVDGLVRKAVERFGGNKSRAAAHLGISRFALHRRLAK, from the coding sequence ATGCCCCTTTCCCTGCAGCCCAAGCTGCTGCGGGTGCTGGAAGAGCGCTGCTTCTACCGGCTGGGCGGGGTGAAACGCCGTGAATTCAAGGCCCGGGTGGTCTGCGCGGGCAACCGCGACCTTTCGGCCATGGTGGAGAACGGGCAGTTCCGGCGCGACCTGTACCACCGGTTGCGGGTGGGGCACCTGCGCATTCCCCCGCTGCGCGAACGGCCGGAGGACATTCCCGTGCTGGCCGGGCTGTTCCTGCAACGCGAGGCGGTGCGCAAGAAGAAACGCTTCACCGCGCTTTCGCCCGACGCCCTGCGCCTGCTGGGCCGCCACCCGTGGACGGGCAACGTGCGCGAACTGGAAAATGCCGTGGAACGCGCCGTGCTGCTGCACGACGGCCCCGCCCTCACCGCCCGGCACCTGAGCTTTCTGGACGAACACGGGGTGGCCGACATGCCAGCGCCCGTCACCACCGGACAGCCCGGCTCGTGGCAGCTGGACCCGGACAACCTGACGCTGCCCGACGCCCCCTTCGACGTGGAGGCGCTGGTGGACGGCCTGGTGCGCAAGGCCGTGGAACGGTTTGGCGGCAACAAGAGCCGTGCGGCGGCGCATTTGGGCATTTCGCGGTTTGCCCTGCACCGGCGGCTGGCCAAGTAG
- a CDS encoding response regulator translates to MTQQQSLPESARPSVVIVDDEQIVALDIRRTLERLGYAVPAMAADGEEAVRMAGELRPDLVLMDIRLRGPMDGIEAAGRIAGQYGVPVVFLTAFSDAATLERAKACGPFGFLVKPFEERELHSTIEVALLKHRAVRDLDEARRTAENASIAKSAFLAGMSHEIRNSLNGILGMTDLALEATEDEEQRDHLVTVLESAETLLALLNDVLDFSRLEARQIRLVERPFEPAAVVRKVMRSVQSEAARRGLALSWRVAPEIPPVLAGDQVRLTQVLANLVGNAVKFTHAGVVSVEVAPVPSPPSLFESLFPPGEPGGATLLFTVRDTGIGIAEDRLDSIFELYAQASDDTGAMYGGSGLGLSICRQLVGMMGGSIWARSTPGVGSSFHFTCRLRPAPVPQAEAEPPLRRRASDASPVPGQRSPAGRGYVATPGALARQLGAVPSASPLQPAPPSGPQPGETSGQYEQSWQVGQLEQVGQLEQVGPAGRPVPHPVSHHAVPQSDEPAARSLHVLVADDSEVARTIAARLLQRRGHTCATAQDGVEALTRLAAERFDLVLLNMEMPRMNGFETLRRIRNSMHPGVSPALPVVAMTAHALAGDRDRMLAAGMDGYVAKPIQPAAFHEEIDRVARLAGLVRHG, encoded by the coding sequence ATGACGCAACAGCAGTCCCTTCCGGAATCGGCCCGCCCCTCGGTGGTCATCGTCGATGACGAGCAGATCGTGGCGTTGGACATCCGGCGCACCCTGGAACGCCTGGGGTATGCCGTGCCCGCCATGGCCGCCGACGGGGAAGAGGCCGTGCGCATGGCGGGAGAGCTGCGGCCCGACCTCGTGCTGATGGATATCCGCCTGCGCGGTCCCATGGACGGCATAGAGGCGGCTGGGCGCATCGCCGGGCAGTACGGTGTGCCCGTGGTGTTCCTGACGGCCTTTTCCGATGCGGCTACCCTGGAGCGGGCCAAGGCCTGCGGTCCGTTCGGCTTTCTGGTGAAGCCCTTCGAAGAGCGCGAACTGCATTCCACCATCGAGGTGGCCCTGCTGAAGCACCGCGCCGTGCGCGACCTGGACGAGGCCCGGCGCACCGCCGAGAACGCCAGCATCGCCAAAAGCGCCTTTCTGGCGGGCATGAGCCACGAGATACGCAATTCGCTCAACGGCATCCTGGGCATGACCGACCTTGCGCTGGAGGCGACCGAGGACGAGGAACAGCGCGACCATCTGGTCACCGTGCTGGAATCGGCGGAGACGCTGCTGGCCCTGCTCAACGACGTGCTGGACTTCTCGCGGCTGGAGGCACGGCAGATCCGGCTTGTGGAACGTCCCTTCGAACCTGCGGCCGTGGTGCGCAAGGTGATGCGCTCGGTGCAGTCGGAGGCGGCGCGGCGCGGCCTGGCCCTGTCGTGGCGGGTTGCGCCGGAAATTCCCCCCGTGCTGGCGGGCGACCAGGTGCGGCTGACCCAGGTGCTGGCCAACCTGGTGGGCAACGCGGTGAAGTTCACCCATGCGGGCGTGGTTTCGGTGGAGGTCGCGCCGGTGCCCTCGCCGCCGAGCCTGTTCGAGTCGCTGTTTCCTCCTGGCGAGCCGGGCGGGGCCACCCTGCTGTTCACCGTGCGCGATACCGGCATCGGCATCGCCGAGGACCGGCTGGATTCCATTTTCGAACTGTACGCCCAGGCTTCGGACGACACGGGCGCCATGTATGGCGGCTCGGGCCTTGGCCTGTCCATCTGCCGCCAGCTGGTGGGCATGATGGGCGGCAGCATCTGGGCGCGCAGCACGCCCGGTGTGGGCAGTTCGTTCCACTTCACGTGCCGCCTGCGCCCTGCGCCCGTCCCCCAGGCAGAGGCAGAGCCCCCGTTGCGGCGGCGGGCCTCGGATGCCTCTCCCGTGCCTGGGCAGCGCTCCCCGGCGGGGCGGGGATATGTGGCCACACCCGGCGCACTGGCCCGCCAGCTTGGCGCGGTTCCATCGGCGTCACCGCTTCAGCCGGCGCCGCCATCGGGCCCGCAGCCCGGTGAAACATCAGGGCAATATGAGCAATCTTGGCAAGTTGGGCAACTCGAGCAAGTTGGGCAACTCGAGCAAGTTGGGCCAGCCGGGCGGCCCGTGCCCCATCCCGTTTCGCACCATGCCGTGCCCCAGTCCGACGAACCGGCGGCCCGTTCGCTGCACGTGCTGGTGGCCGACGACAGCGAGGTGGCCCGCACCATCGCCGCGCGCCTGCTGCAACGGCGTGGGCATACCTGCGCAACGGCCCAGGACGGCGTGGAGGCCCTGACCCGGCTCGCGGCAGAGCGCTTCGACCTGGTGCTGCTGAACATGGAGATGCCGCGCATGAACGGGTTCGAAACCCTGCGCCGCATCCGCAATTCCATGCACCCCGGCGTCAGCCCGGCCTTGCCCGTGGTGGCCATGACGGCGCATGCCCTTGCGGGCGACCGTGACCGCATGCTGGCCGCGGGCATGGACGGCTATGTGGCCAAGCCCATCCAGCCCGCCGCCTTTCACGAGGAGATCGACCGGGTGGCGCGTCTGGCCGGACTGGTGCGGCACGGCTGA
- a CDS encoding PAS domain-containing sensor histidine kinase, which yields MRLPRRLPSPVAALLSQIADVPGAPYAAPRNSPDPSGQSAPSGPPAQSASSASTSGFGYAASVILPQTGWPASEFLPRLVGELSSPGNLSVLEREMHRQATGAPTPYSLSLRGETGTPVELLVTPRPLRGVASGASGASGASGASGGFGAPGDSVAGGTGVAGDPAVSGGEGPVLCATLTATPLPSQSSEGPAPAWSERTRLLNLLDRLPAYVVLLGPDYSIRYENRGFRQLFGPGVGRPCYEVIRGQNQPCALCPPFDVFDSRTLCVCEWACPERRSAFRIYSYPFEDVDGSPLVLKLGIDITSGVRAQEALSISEGRYRSITDNLTLGIAVLDRALGITASNPRLREWFGDAAAPGGLLCRMLAEHCGEDNTRCPGCACLATFRDGQTHEWRLETTARSGGRRSYRLTSCPILAGDGGVDSVIVMLEDETDRLRVEERLQRARKLEAMGTLATGIAHEINQPLSALQLYAGSLEMLAEKDRPPDRETLLARLSLILGETARIRDIIDHMRALVAHGDTALSPTQVGAAVDRALGLVGAQLRAHRVTVERVLPPDLPAVRANPVQLEQVVINLVVNAMHALDAREPADGQDRRIRIEAAYRPVQRGGAERPELPDRPDRADRANRPELSDRPERPDTPDAGARQGGSPADGEAPAGRVLLTVADNGPGLQGLEDRVFDPFFTTKDPHKGLGLGLAIVHSFVESWGGEISVSGGEPPMTGAAFTLALRQASPPWSGSDR from the coding sequence ATGCGCCTGCCGCGCCGCCTGCCCTCGCCCGTGGCCGCGCTGCTGTCCCAGATTGCCGACGTTCCCGGCGCGCCGTATGCTGCTCCCAGGAATTCTCCCGACCCGTCCGGCCAGTCCGCCCCGTCCGGCCCGCCCGCCCAGTCCGCCTCGTCCGCGTCCACGAGCGGCTTCGGCTATGCGGCCTCGGTCATTCTGCCCCAGACCGGCTGGCCCGCGTCGGAATTCCTGCCGCGCCTGGTGGGCGAACTGTCCTCCCCCGGCAACCTTTCCGTGCTCGAGCGCGAAATGCACCGCCAGGCGACAGGTGCGCCCACGCCGTATTCCCTGTCACTGCGTGGTGAAACCGGCACTCCGGTGGAACTGCTGGTCACCCCGCGCCCCTTGCGCGGTGTCGCGTCCGGAGCGTCTGGGGCATCCGGGGCATCTGGGGCGTCTGGGGGCTTCGGCGCGCCGGGAGATTCCGTGGCTGGCGGGACTGGCGTGGCTGGCGACCCCGCTGTCTCCGGCGGCGAAGGCCCGGTGCTCTGCGCCACCCTGACGGCAACCCCGCTGCCCAGCCAGTCCAGCGAGGGGCCAGCCCCGGCCTGGAGCGAGCGGACCCGGCTGCTCAACCTGCTGGACCGCCTGCCCGCCTACGTGGTGCTGCTGGGACCGGACTATTCCATCCGCTATGAAAACAGGGGCTTCCGCCAACTGTTCGGCCCTGGCGTGGGCCGCCCCTGCTACGAGGTGATCCGGGGCCAGAACCAGCCCTGCGCGCTGTGCCCGCCCTTCGACGTGTTCGATTCGCGCACCCTGTGCGTGTGCGAGTGGGCCTGCCCGGAACGCCGCTCCGCCTTTCGCATCTATTCCTATCCCTTCGAGGACGTGGACGGATCGCCCCTGGTGCTCAAGCTGGGCATCGACATCACCTCCGGGGTGCGCGCGCAGGAGGCCTTGTCCATCAGCGAGGGGCGCTACCGCTCCATCACCGACAACCTCACCCTGGGCATTGCCGTGCTGGACAGGGCCCTGGGCATCACCGCATCCAACCCCCGCCTGCGCGAATGGTTCGGCGATGCGGCCGCGCCCGGCGGACTGCTGTGCCGCATGCTGGCCGAGCACTGCGGCGAGGACAACACCCGCTGTCCCGGCTGCGCCTGCCTGGCCACCTTCCGCGACGGGCAGACCCACGAATGGCGGCTGGAAACCACGGCCCGCTCCGGCGGACGCCGCTCGTACCGCCTGACGTCGTGCCCCATCCTGGCGGGCGACGGCGGGGTGGATTCGGTCATCGTCATGCTGGAGGACGAAACCGACCGCCTGCGCGTGGAGGAGCGGTTGCAGCGCGCCCGCAAGCTGGAGGCCATGGGCACCTTGGCCACGGGCATCGCCCACGAGATCAATCAGCCCCTGTCGGCCCTGCAACTGTACGCGGGCAGCCTGGAGATGCTGGCCGAAAAGGACCGGCCGCCGGACCGCGAAACCCTGTTGGCCCGGCTTTCGCTGATCCTTGGCGAGACGGCGCGCATCCGCGACATCATCGACCACATGCGGGCCCTGGTGGCCCACGGCGACACGGCTCTTTCACCCACCCAGGTCGGGGCGGCGGTGGACCGGGCCCTGGGGCTGGTGGGGGCGCAACTGCGCGCCCACCGGGTGACCGTGGAGCGCGTGCTGCCGCCGGACCTGCCCGCCGTGCGCGCCAACCCGGTGCAGTTGGAGCAGGTGGTGATCAATCTGGTGGTCAACGCCATGCATGCGCTGGATGCCCGTGAACCGGCGGACGGGCAGGACCGGCGCATTCGCATCGAAGCCGCGTACCGGCCCGTTCAGCGCGGCGGGGCCGAGCGCCCCGAACTGCCAGACCGGCCAGATCGGGCAGACCGGGCAAACAGGCCGGAACTTTCGGACAGACCGGAGAGGCCGGACACGCCGGATGCGGGCGCCAGGCAGGGGGGAAGCCCGGCCGATGGCGAGGCCCCGGCAGGCCGCGTGCTGCTGACCGTGGCTGATAACGGACCGGGGTTGCAAGGGTTGGAAGACCGGGTGTTCGATCCCTTCTTCACCACCAAGGACCCGCACAAGGGGTTGGGGCTTGGCCTCGCCATCGTGCACAGCTTCGTGGAGTCATGGGGCGGCGAGATTTCCGTGTCCGGCGGCGAGCCGCCCATGACCGGAGCCGCGTTCACCCTGGCCTTGCGCCAGGCCTCGCCGCCGTGGTCCGGCTCCGACAGGTAG
- the hflK gene encoding FtsH protease activity modulator HflK gives MNWDWEKLQEKRQRHSGWRGGSGGSGGSGDGDEGGSGGSGGSGGSGGSGGSGGPGGPGGWDDPSGPDFEKLGETFRKFREYPFPAGKVVALVFVLLWAASGIYIVEPDELGVVLRFGRYDRTVESGPHYHLPFPVESVYTPKVTQVQRAEVGFRSLAQGSSFQQGGGRIVPEEAAMLTGDENIVNVQFSIQFQIKDPVQYLFNVTNPSAVVRSAGEAAMREVIGNSRIDAALTDGKQLIQNETLTLLQDILDIYQVGVRVLAVQMQDVHPPKEVIDAFKDVASAREDKSRIINEAEAYQNEIIPRTRGLAAEVINQAEAYRQARVREAEGQANRFLAVLKEYNKAKDVTRKRLYLEAMEEVLSAPGMEKIIIPGEAGARMLPYLPLDGARPRGDAGPARKGGE, from the coding sequence ATGAACTGGGATTGGGAAAAACTGCAAGAAAAACGGCAGCGGCACTCCGGGTGGCGCGGAGGCTCCGGCGGGTCCGGCGGCTCCGGCGACGGGGACGAAGGTGGTTCCGGCGGCTCGGGCGGTTCCGGTGGCTCTGGCGGTTCCGGTGGCTCTGGCGGCCCCGGAGGCCCCGGCGGTTGGGACGACCCCTCCGGACCGGACTTCGAGAAGCTCGGCGAGACCTTCCGCAAGTTTCGCGAATACCCCTTCCCCGCGGGGAAGGTGGTGGCGCTGGTGTTCGTCCTGTTGTGGGCGGCGTCGGGCATCTACATCGTCGAGCCGGACGAACTGGGGGTGGTGCTGCGCTTCGGCCGCTACGACCGCACCGTGGAGTCCGGCCCGCACTACCACCTGCCGTTCCCCGTGGAATCGGTGTACACCCCCAAGGTGACCCAGGTGCAACGCGCCGAGGTGGGCTTCCGCTCGCTGGCGCAGGGTTCGTCCTTCCAACAGGGGGGCGGGCGCATCGTGCCCGAGGAAGCCGCCATGCTCACGGGTGACGAGAACATCGTCAACGTGCAGTTCAGCATCCAGTTCCAGATCAAGGACCCCGTCCAGTACCTGTTCAACGTCACCAATCCTTCCGCCGTGGTGCGCAGCGCGGGCGAGGCCGCCATGCGCGAGGTCATCGGCAACAGCCGCATCGACGCCGCGCTCACCGACGGCAAGCAGCTCATCCAGAACGAAACCCTTACGCTGTTGCAGGACATCCTGGACATCTACCAGGTGGGCGTGCGCGTGCTGGCCGTGCAGATGCAGGACGTGCACCCGCCGAAAGAGGTCATCGACGCCTTCAAGGATGTGGCCAGCGCCCGCGAGGACAAGAGCCGCATCATCAACGAGGCCGAGGCCTACCAGAACGAGATCATCCCCCGCACCCGCGGCCTTGCCGCGGAAGTGATCAACCAGGCCGAAGCGTACCGCCAGGCCCGCGTGCGCGAGGCGGAAGGCCAGGCCAACCGTTTTCTGGCCGTGCTGAAGGAATACAACAAGGCCAAGGACGTGACCCGCAAGCGCCTGTACCTGGAGGCCATGGAAGAGGTGCTTTCCGCGCCCGGCATGGAAAAGATCATCATCCCCGGCGAGGCGGGGGCGCGCATGCTGCCCTATCTGCCGCTGGACGGGGCGCGGCCCCGTGGCGACGCGGGCCCGGCCCGCAAGGGGGGCGAATAG
- the hflC gene encoding protease modulator HflC: protein MERRTITVLIALAALLVMGSQCMYSVHQTQKAIVLQLGEPVGGVVLPGLHFKLPFIQNVVYFDARILDYDARSAEALTSDKKAIVLDNYARWRITDPLTFYRTVRTIPGAQARLDDTVYSQLRVFVGRNTLTEVVSSKRSEIMGAVTARTSELLREYGMEIIDVRIKRTDLPTENQRAIFGRMRAERERQAKQYRSEGQEESTKIRSTADRERTVLMAEATRKSEILRGEGDADAARIFSEALSQSPEFYDFQRSLDAYRKVFRDNTRIILTPSDPFLKQFQGR, encoded by the coding sequence ATGGAACGCCGTACCATAACCGTGCTCATCGCCCTTGCCGCGCTGCTGGTCATGGGCAGCCAGTGCATGTACAGCGTGCACCAGACCCAGAAGGCCATCGTGCTGCAGCTGGGTGAACCCGTGGGCGGCGTGGTGCTGCCGGGTCTGCACTTCAAGCTGCCGTTCATCCAGAACGTGGTCTACTTCGACGCGCGCATTCTGGACTACGACGCCCGCTCCGCCGAGGCGCTGACCAGCGACAAGAAGGCCATAGTGCTGGACAACTACGCCCGCTGGCGCATCACCGACCCGCTGACCTTCTACCGCACCGTGCGCACCATTCCCGGCGCCCAGGCCCGCCTGGACGACACCGTGTATTCACAGTTGCGCGTCTTCGTGGGGCGCAACACCCTGACAGAGGTGGTTTCGTCCAAGCGTTCCGAGATCATGGGCGCGGTGACGGCCCGTACCTCGGAACTGCTGCGCGAGTACGGCATGGAGATCATCGACGTGCGCATCAAGCGCACCGACCTGCCCACGGAGAACCAGCGCGCCATCTTCGGCCGCATGCGCGCCGAGCGCGAGCGCCAGGCCAAGCAGTACCGTTCGGAAGGCCAGGAAGAATCGACCAAGATTCGCTCGACAGCCGACCGCGAGCGGACCGTGCTGATGGCCGAGGCCACCCGCAAGTCCGAGATCCTGCGGGGCGAAGGCGATGCCGACGCCGCCCGGATATTCTCCGAAGCGCTTTCGCAGTCGCCGGAGTTCTACGACTTCCAGCGCAGTCTGGATGCCTATCGCAAGGTGTTCCGCGACAACACGCGCATCATTCTCACCCCCAGCGACCCGTTCCTGAAACAGTTTCAGGGCCGGTAG